GACGTATGATCGACGACCTCCACTACAATCAGGAGGGATACAACGTCATGGGCGACATGGGGGCCGCGGCAGCCGCCCTGCTGGTCGACTAGGCCGGGATGAAATTGAGGGCGACGCCGTTGTTGCAATAGCGCAGGCCAGTGGGCCCGGGGCCGTCGTTGAAGACGTGACCCTGATGCCCGCTGCAACGGCTGCAGTGATACTCCGTGCGCGGCAGGATCAGTTTGAAATCCCGCTTCGTTTCGACGGCACCGGGGAGGTGGTCGTAGAAGGATGGCCAGCCGGTACCGGACTCGAATTTCGTCGATGCATCAAATAGGGGCAGAGCGCAGCCCGCGCAGACGAACGTGCCGTCACGCTTCTCGCCATTGAGCGGCGAGGTGCCCGCCCGTTCCGTGCCTTCCTTGCGCAGGACGCGGAATTCTTCTTCGGTCAGGCGCTCACGCCACTCCTCATTGCTAAGGGCGGCCCAGTTCACATCAGTATTGTCAGGCGAAGACGTCATTTTTTTGTCCTCGCGGCCATTTGCCCCGCCACCACAGGCAGCAAGGCCGACGGCCGCACTAGCGTAAAGGAAAGTGCGTCGGGAAAGGCGGGGGGATGGAGAAGTGTTTTTCATGATCCGTTATTCGCGCCTCCGGCTGAAAGGTTACTTGGTGTGGAAACGGCCAAAGGCAACCATGGCCCAGCCCGCCAGCATCAGAACCCCGCCAATGGGCGTGATCATCCCCAGAAAGGTCGGGGCGCCGAGAGCCATGGCGTAGAGCGTTGCGGCAAAAAGACCGCTCCCTGCCATGGCACAGATGGCTGCTCTTCTGGCGCCGAACCCATCGAGCAGAAGCGCTGCCACAGCGTGAACCAGGAGATAGAAGGTCGCCGTCTCCCACCATTCTTTGGCTTCGCCTGTCAGCACGGTGTCGAGGCCATGGGCACCAAAAGCCCCCAATGACACGGCAATAAGGGCGAGCAGGGCGGCGATACGGCGGATCATCACGGAAACCTCAGGCGGCCAGGCAGGGCAGGGCGAAAAGCAGTCCCGTCCAGACATTGGATTTGAAAAGCATCAGACAGCGATGCCCATCATTGATATCGAGCGTTGCGACCTGCCAGGCCATATGCGCACTGGCGGGCAAGAGCCATAAGGTGCCCCATCCGGCCCCTGCGACAAGAAGTCCGGTCGCGGCCAGCATGAGGGCAATGCCGTAAAAAATGGCGATACCTTTCTTGGACGCGTCGCCCAGGCGACGGGCAGACGATTTGACGCCCACCAGGGCGTCATCCTCCCGGTCCTGATGGGCATAGATCGTATCGTAGCCAAGGGTCCAGAACAGTCCTGCTGCGTAATAAAGGACCGCAGACATCGGAATGGTGCCTGCGAGCGTCGCTGCACCGACCAGCGCGCCCCAGTTGAAGGTCAGACCGAGCCACGCCTGCGGCCACCAGGTGATGCGTTTCATGAACGGATAGCCGGCCACCAGTGCCAGTGAGGCCATGCCGGTCAGGATCGCGACGAGGCCGAGCTGTAGCAGGACCACAAGTCCGATCAGGCTGAGACCAACAAGAAGCAGCCAGGCGCTCCTGACACTGACGATGCCTGCCGCCACCGGCCGTGATGCCGTCCGCGCGACCTTGGCGTCGATATCCCGGTCGACGATGTCATTATAGACGCAGCCCGCTGACCGCATGACATAGGCACCGATCAGAAAGAGGAGCCAGTAGCCATAAAGCGTTTGGGGCGACGTGCCGTCAGGGCGCGCGATCAGGGACCCCCAGATGCAGGGCCAGAACAACAGCCACATGCCGACAGGTCGGTCTGCGCGCATCAGTCGCAAGTAGGGCCGCACTTTTGATGGCATGCGGTCAACCCATCCCTCAGGGGCGGCGTCCGGCGTCTTTTGATCGGTCATGGTCATGGCCTTGCGTCTATCACCGGTCCTGGGATCGAGAAAGTGAGGGGTTGTGGCGCCCCCGCGGCCTGCGCCACACTCAGGGCCGGTTTGGCGAACAGAGGATCAGATGGTGCGGCAGCGATATTGGAATATATGGGGACAGGTTCTTGGGACGCTCGCCTTGCTGACGGCCAGTCCATCAGCGATGGCCCAGACCGGACCGACTACGCCCAACCTTTTTTCTGAGATCGGCAAATCCGAGGCTGAGATTGATAGCCGAATTAACCGCATGTGGTCGACTTATTTCGAAGGCGACGTCGAGACAGAGCGGCTGTATTTCGAAGCTGGCGCCGATGAGGGGTTCGTCGTCGACATCCACAATGCTGACGTTCGGACTGAGGGCCAGTCCTACGCCATGATGATCGCGGTTCAGATGGACCGCCGCGACGTTTTTGATCGCATCTGGCGTTTTTCCTATCGGCGGATGCTGAATAAAGAGGGCCCGCTGGAGGGCTATTTCTGCTGGCACTATGATCCGTGGAAAGAGGAATGTAAGAGCCGCGGACCAGCGCCGGATGGTGAAGAATATTTCGCCATGGCGCTTTATTTCGCCGATGCCCGCTGGGGCAGCGTGTCAGGTGAACTGGATTACAAGGCCCATGCCGATGAAATCCTGCGCGAAATGCTGCATCAGGAAGAGGACAATGGCGGCGTCGTCGACCGCGTAACCAACATGATCGACGCCGAGACGAACATGATTGTTTTTGTGCCAAGTGGTGCAAATGCCGAGTATAGCGATCCGTCCTACCACCTGCCGGCCTTCTATGAGCTGTTCAGCCGTTGGGCTCTGCCGGAGGATCGGGCGCGCTGGGCCACGATCCGCGATGTCAGTCGGGACTATCTCGCCAATATCAAAACGCGCAATCCCGATCATTGCCTGATGGCAGACTATGCGGGGTTCGACGGTGAGCCGGTCCGCGCACCGTTCAATCCCGACTCTGAGAATTTTCAGGTCGACGCGTGGCGAACCATCTTCAACTGGTCCGTGGACGCAGCATGGTGGGGCGTTGATGAGCGCCAGGCCGGCTTGAGTGAATGTCTGCTTGGGTTCTTTGCCGATCCCGAGCGCGGCGGCGGCATATCGGCGCCCGGCTATCGGTCGTCTTTCAAGATGAATGGCCAGCCAGTGGCGGGAAGCGGTTACAAAGCTTCCGGCCTCGTTGCGATGAATGCCACGGGCGCAATGGCCACTGATGCTGATTGGACGCGAGCGTTTGTCGAAGACTTCTGGTCTGTCGAGCCGCCAACGGGTACCTACCGGTATTATAACGGCATGCTCTACATGCTGGCGACTCTCGCCCTCAGCGGGGACTACACGGTTTACTGTCCTGACGACGATTGTACTGGCGCTAAATGACGAAAGAGATCCGCCCATTCCATGCCATGACAATCGGGCGCCTCGCGTTTCAGATGCAGGCAGAAGGCCGTTCGATTGTTCACATGCAATATGGCCAACCCTCCGCGCGCCCACCGGCCGCGGTCATGTCCGCCGCGGCAGACATGCTGGATGCCGGTGTGCCGGGGTACTGGCAGAACGAGGAGCTGACCGCTGCTATCGCGGACACCTATTCTTCGCTCTACGGTGTATCGATCTCAACTGCCCAGATCTTCCTGACCTGCGGCGCGTCGCCTGCAATGGTACTCGCCCTGACGGCGGGCTTTGCGCCGGGTGCACGCATTGCCATGGCCAAACCCGGCTATGTGGCGCATCGCAACACGGTCATCGGCCTGAACATGGAGCCTGTTGAACTGACCTGTGGCAGTGACACCGGCTTTCAGCTGACAGCGGATATGATCCGATCAATCGATCCGGCACCTGACGGCTTGATCGTGGCCAGTCCCGCCAACCCGACGGGTTCAATTATCCCAAGGGATGAGATGGCGGCGATCGCTGACGCCTGTGCGAAGCGGGGAATACGCATCATCTCGGACGAGATTTACAATCGCCTGACCTATGACGCCGCGGCTGCGAGCATCACCGAGTTCACGACCGATGCATTTGTGGTCAACAGCTTTTCGAAATTCTATCTCATGCCGGGCTGGCGCCTCGGTTGGCTCGTGGTGCCGGAAGAGCAGATCGACAGGACCGTGGCGATCAATGGCAATTTCTTTTTGACCCCTCCATCCCTCAGTCAGGCGGCGGCCCTCGCGGCCATGTCCTGTACGGATGAACTGACCAGTCACCTCGATACCTATCGGCGTAATCGGGCGCATCTGCTCGAAGCCCTACCGCGTCTTGGGCTCACGGAGATGGCGCCGCCGGATGGGGCGTTTTACATTTATGCCAATGTCGATGAGTTTACCGATGACAGCCGGGTGCTCTGCCGCGAACTGCTCGAACAGACCGGCGTTGCCACGGCGTCCGGTGTCGACTTCGATCCGGAAGAGGGGCATCGCTATATGCGGTTCAGCTTCGCGGTCACGGAGGCAGAGGTACTGGACGCGATCGCGCGCATGACGCCGTTCTTCGAATCGCGGCGTCGATCCGCCTAGCGCGGCACTGCGTGGAGCAACTGGGCGTGCGGGATGAAGACGTTAAAGCACGTCTGCTCGGGGCTTGACGATACGGTCAAGGCCCCATTGTGCGCGCTGACGATTTCCGAGGTGATGTAGAGGCCAAGTCCCAGTCCGTCGCGGGGCCGGTCGTGACGCCCCCGGAAAAAGGGGTGGAACAGCGTCTTGCGTGTTACTTCGTCGATCTCATCCCCGCCATTGCAGACAGACAGCATCAGCCCGGCGCTGTCGGTACGTGCGCTGATGATAATGGGCTCATCAGTCGCGCCATGGGTAAGCGCATTGGCCAGCAGGTTCGAGACGACCTGCGCCATTCGCCCCGGATCGACCAGGCATGTGCGGTCGACCTGCAGCGTGGTGCGGATATCTCTTCCCGGATGACTGCTCTGCAGTTCGGCCACGACGTTTGAGACAAGTACAGAGATGTCCGTGTCGGCCGGATGGATGGGAATCCCGCCGCCCAAGCGACCCCGGGCAAAATCAAGGACATTGTCGACCAGCTCGTGCATGCGGTCGGCACTCTGCTGCATCAGCCTCGTCACCTGCCGCGTTCGGTCGTCAGTGGAACTCTGAGACAGAAGGTGCAGCCCGGACTGAAAAGCAGCCAGCGGGTTCTTCAGATCGTGGCCGAGAACAGCGATAAACTGTTCGCGCAGTTCGCTGGTGTGTCGCTCATCATCAAGGGCGTTGTCGCTCTTCTGCATCTTTCGCTGGGCGTCGAGATGAAAGGCGATGAGCTCTGCAAAGAGCTTCATCATGCCTGAGATGCTTGGCTTGCGCACATCTGCGGGCTCTCGATCGATCGCGCACAACGTACCGAAGAAGTGGCCATCCCTCAGGACGATGGGCACGGAGATGTAGCTTTGAAACCCGTATTGCTGCGGCGTCCTGTGGTCACGCCAGACGTCGTCCTGGGCCACGTGGTTGATGAAGACCGCCTCACGGTGCTGCTCAATCTCGTGGCAGATCGTCGTTTTGACATCGAGCTCACCGCCCGGCTTGAGGCCGAAATCGATCTCATCCCTGACGGCGCATGCGACCCAGCTATCGTCCGTCACGCGGGCTACAGCCGCAAAGCCCATGCCCGTCGTCTTGCAGACCACATCGAGAATTGTGGGGATGACTTCAATCTGCGTCACCTGATCGAGGCTCAGAACAATATCGGTATTTTTGCTCACGCCCGTCATCAACCTCAGCGTTCGTGTCCCGTATAATCATAATAGTGCGACAGAAGGGCCCGACAATCATCTCGCACACCTTTTTGCTGACGGACAGGAATGGTCGCGGCGAGGGCGGCAGGTTCGGAAAACAGGCACCAGAAAAGCCGCAACCCTTGCCATTTGCGCTCAACCTTCGCAAAAGGCGCCGAAACAGTGACCACCAGCCCTCAAGGGACCTTCCATGGCCGACAGACGCCCTGCCAAGAACCAGCCCGCCAGCTTTGCCTGGTCGTCCGACAATGAGGACTGGTGTGCTGCGCAGCTCAAGAAATACCCGGCCGGCCGCCAGGCGTCGGCAGTCATTCCTTTCCTGTGGCGTGGTCAAAAGCAAGAAGGATGGGTCTCCATCCCGATGATGGAAGCGATCGCTGAGCAACTCTCAATGCCTTATATCCGGGTCTATGAGGTCGCGACCTTCTACACGATGTTCAATCTGAAGCCCGAAGGCACCTATTTCGTCCAGCTTTGCGGCACGACACCGTGCATGCTGCGCGGGGCAGAGGACCTGATCGCGGTGTGCGAGAAGGTGATTGGACCGCAGGGCGCCATCACCGACAGCGGTAATCTTTCATGGCTCGAAGTCGAGTGTCTTGGCGCCTGCTGCAACGCGCCGATGGCGCAGATCAATGACTATTACTATCAGGACCTGACACCGGAAACGTTCGAAGAGATCCTGCTCAAGCTGGATCGCGGCGAATATGTGGAGCCGGGCGTGTTCAACGACGGGCGACATACCTCTGACCCTGAAGGTGAGAATACATCGCTGACCGATGAGTCGATCTATGATGGATCTGCGGCCAAGCCGATCGACAAGCTGCCCAATAGCGATCCTGCGCCAGCAAGCTGATTGTACCACCAAAAAACTTATTGACTACAGATGTAGTCGGTCGATAGCATGACCGGACAAGGCGCGGCAAAAGCGCTGTCTAAAAATTGTCCGGGGGTTCCCTTCAGCTTTTCTCGTTTGGGAATGGGACCTTATGCTCTTGAGTACCGCTATGGCGATGGCGCTTGCCCTCTCGCCGGTGTCGACGCCTGTCGATAGTGCCGCCGCAACGCCTGATTCATTCATCGAAGACGGCAAACAGATTTTCACCAAGGCCTATTTTGTTCAGTACGCGCCGCAGACGGCGCGGGACATGCTTTTCAATGTGCCTGGATTTCAGGTGCGGCAGGCGGAAAGCCGCCGCGGCCTGGGGCAGGGCGGGACAAACGTCCTGATCAATGGCGCCCGCGTGTCTGGCAAGAGCAACGACCCGCTGGACGTGCTGGGACGAACCTCGGCGGAAGCTGTCATCCGTATCGAGATCGTTGATGGCTCCTCATTGGGAATATCGGGACTGTCCGGTCCTGTGGCCAATGTGCTGATCGATAAATCCGCTCATACGGGCAATTGGGAGTACCGACCGCAATTCCGCAAAGGCGTGGCCGCCCGCATGCTGAATGGCTCCGTCTCCATGACGGGAGAGATTGAGGATGTGACCTACACGGTCGGTCTCAAGAACAACCAGTTCGTCAACGGGGGATGGGGGCGTGAGACGCTGACGTCCCCCGACGGGATCCTGCTTGAGGACCGGTACCTGAACGCTGAGCAGGATGGTCATCAGCCTCAACTGTCCGTGGCCCTCGGGCACAAGGACGCGGCCGGACGC
This genomic stretch from Parvularcula sp. LCG005 harbors:
- the msrB gene encoding peptide-methionine (R)-S-oxide reductase MsrB yields the protein MKNTSPSPRLSRRTFLYASAAVGLAACGGGANGREDKKMTSSPDNTDVNWAALSNEEWRERLTEEEFRVLRKEGTERAGTSPLNGEKRDGTFVCAGCALPLFDASTKFESGTGWPSFYDHLPGAVETKRDFKLILPRTEYHCSRCSGHQGHVFNDGPGPTGLRYCNNGVALNFIPA
- a CDS encoding DUF423 domain-containing protein; the protein is MIRRIAALLALIAVSLGAFGAHGLDTVLTGEAKEWWETATFYLLVHAVAALLLDGFGARRAAICAMAGSGLFAATLYAMALGAPTFLGMITPIGGVLMLAGWAMVAFGRFHTK
- the ubiA gene encoding 4-hydroxybenzoate octaprenyltransferase — encoded protein: MTDQKTPDAAPEGWVDRMPSKVRPYLRLMRADRPVGMWLLFWPCIWGSLIARPDGTSPQTLYGYWLLFLIGAYVMRSAGCVYNDIVDRDIDAKVARTASRPVAAGIVSVRSAWLLLVGLSLIGLVVLLQLGLVAILTGMASLALVAGYPFMKRITWWPQAWLGLTFNWGALVGAATLAGTIPMSAVLYYAAGLFWTLGYDTIYAHQDREDDALVGVKSSARRLGDASKKGIAIFYGIALMLAATGLLVAGAGWGTLWLLPASAHMAWQVATLDINDGHRCLMLFKSNVWTGLLFALPCLAA
- a CDS encoding glycosyl hydrolase family 8: MVRQRYWNIWGQVLGTLALLTASPSAMAQTGPTTPNLFSEIGKSEAEIDSRINRMWSTYFEGDVETERLYFEAGADEGFVVDIHNADVRTEGQSYAMMIAVQMDRRDVFDRIWRFSYRRMLNKEGPLEGYFCWHYDPWKEECKSRGPAPDGEEYFAMALYFADARWGSVSGELDYKAHADEILREMLHQEEDNGGVVDRVTNMIDAETNMIVFVPSGANAEYSDPSYHLPAFYELFSRWALPEDRARWATIRDVSRDYLANIKTRNPDHCLMADYAGFDGEPVRAPFNPDSENFQVDAWRTIFNWSVDAAWWGVDERQAGLSECLLGFFADPERGGGISAPGYRSSFKMNGQPVAGSGYKASGLVAMNATGAMATDADWTRAFVEDFWSVEPPTGTYRYYNGMLYMLATLALSGDYTVYCPDDDCTGAK
- a CDS encoding pyridoxal phosphate-dependent aminotransferase — its product is MTKEIRPFHAMTIGRLAFQMQAEGRSIVHMQYGQPSARPPAAVMSAAADMLDAGVPGYWQNEELTAAIADTYSSLYGVSISTAQIFLTCGASPAMVLALTAGFAPGARIAMAKPGYVAHRNTVIGLNMEPVELTCGSDTGFQLTADMIRSIDPAPDGLIVASPANPTGSIIPRDEMAAIADACAKRGIRIISDEIYNRLTYDAAAASITEFTTDAFVVNSFSKFYLMPGWRLGWLVVPEEQIDRTVAINGNFFLTPPSLSQAAALAAMSCTDELTSHLDTYRRNRAHLLEALPRLGLTEMAPPDGAFYIYANVDEFTDDSRVLCRELLEQTGVATASGVDFDPEEGHRYMRFSFAVTEAEVLDAIARMTPFFESRRRSA
- a CDS encoding GAF domain-containing sensor histidine kinase; translated protein: MSKNTDIVLSLDQVTQIEVIPTILDVVCKTTGMGFAAVARVTDDSWVACAVRDEIDFGLKPGGELDVKTTICHEIEQHREAVFINHVAQDDVWRDHRTPQQYGFQSYISVPIVLRDGHFFGTLCAIDREPADVRKPSISGMMKLFAELIAFHLDAQRKMQKSDNALDDERHTSELREQFIAVLGHDLKNPLAAFQSGLHLLSQSSTDDRTRQVTRLMQQSADRMHELVDNVLDFARGRLGGGIPIHPADTDISVLVSNVVAELQSSHPGRDIRTTLQVDRTCLVDPGRMAQVVSNLLANALTHGATDEPIIISARTDSAGLMLSVCNGGDEIDEVTRKTLFHPFFRGRHDRPRDGLGLGLYITSEIVSAHNGALTVSSSPEQTCFNVFIPHAQLLHAVPR
- the nuoE gene encoding NADH-quinone oxidoreductase subunit NuoE, which encodes MADRRPAKNQPASFAWSSDNEDWCAAQLKKYPAGRQASAVIPFLWRGQKQEGWVSIPMMEAIAEQLSMPYIRVYEVATFYTMFNLKPEGTYFVQLCGTTPCMLRGAEDLIAVCEKVIGPQGAITDSGNLSWLEVECLGACCNAPMAQINDYYYQDLTPETFEEILLKLDRGEYVEPGVFNDGRHTSDPEGENTSLTDESIYDGSAAKPIDKLPNSDPAPAS